A region of the Fibrobacter sp. genome:
TGTTGAATGTCTGCGGGAATCCGAGTGCGTCGAGAAGTGCGTTCTGGCGCAGTTCTGCGGCTTCGTCAAGCATGCCGAGCGCTACGGCGACACGTGCCGCGACGCGCATGCCCAGGGATACCGCTATCCCGTGGCTGAACATGTTGTAGTTCGTAAGTTTTTCGATGGCGTGCCCGAAGGTATGACCGTAGTTGAGGATGGCGCGCAGGCCGGATTCCTTCTCGTCGATGCCGACGACTTCGGCCTTGATTTGGCAACTGCGGAAAATCATGTGCTTGAGCGCTTCGGAATCACGGCTCTTTATTTTGTCAGTATTCTCTTCCAGATAACGGAAGAATTCCTCGTCGTAGATGACGCCGTACTTGACGATTTCGGCGAGGCCCGCGAGGTATTCCGTGTCGTTCAATGTCGAAAGGACGGAGAGGTCGCAGACTACGGCCTTGGGCTGGTAGAATGCGCCAATCATGTTCTTGCCTTCGGGGTGGTTCACCGCCACCTTGCCGCCGACCGAACTGTCGACCATGGAAAGGAGCGTCGTCGGGAACTGGATGAACGGGATGCCGCGCTGGTAAGTGGCTGCGCCGAAGCCCGCCATGTCGCCCACGACACCGCCGCTGAACTGCAACAGGCAGCTCTTGCGGGTGTAGCCGCGGTGGAGCATGAAGCTGAAAAGCTGGTTCAGGTTGTGGAGCGTTTTGTTGCGCTCGCCCGCCTGGAATTTGAATATCGGGCAGCGCCCCGCTTGGCCGCGGAGCATGTTCAACATGTTCCCCTGCGCCTTCGCGATGGTCGTGTCGGTACAGACCAGGAACTCATGTGTAGGCGAAAGGCGCAGACCCTCGAGCAGCGCCGAGGAATCGGGCACGATGTTTTCGCCGATAAAGATGGGGTAACGTCCACCGCTGCTCGGGCACACGTCCAGCGCGTGGCTGTTCCAGAACCGCAGCATGCGGAGGATATGCTCGATGACGTGCGTCTCGGAGGCGTCGTTCGTGCTTTCGACGCTGAAGTCAGCATGCGCGTAGTTCTTCTCGCGTTCCTTGAGCATGACCTTGATTTTCTCGAGGCGTTCTTCGTCGGAGAGGTTTGCAAGCAGCGGGCGAGTGTTCTTGCGCCCGATGCGTTCCGAAAGGATTTCGGGTTTGGCCCACAGGCGGATGAGCGTGCCGGAATCGCGTATGATCTTGATGTTTTCTTCGCGGTTCAGTGCGCCGCCTCCGAGCGAGACGACCTGCGGGTTCTTGTCGTTTGCAATTTCGGCGATGACAGCCGCTTCCATTTCGCGGAATTTCGCTTCGCCGTCCTGTTCGAAAATTTCACTGATGCTCTTGCCTGCGCGTTCGACAATCACTGCGTCCGTGTCGACAAACGGGCGGCCGAGACGTTCTGCCATAGCCCTGCCTGTACGGCTCTTGCCGCTTGCCATGAAGCCGGTGAAAAAGATATGCTGTCTCATTTTAGCCCTGCATCCCTTTGCGCATGATTGTCGCGAGTTCAGAATTCTGTTTGTTTGCGGTTTCGGCGGGGAACCACTTGCGGAAACTTTCGATGCCCTGGTGTACGAGCATCCCTTCGCCGGTAACGACCTTGCAGCCTTGGGCTGCGGCCATCTGTAAAAGCTTTGTCTGTACGGGCGTGTACACGATGTCGCATACCGCCTGGCCCGCGTGGAGGCATTCCTTGGGGAGCGGGCTCTCGTCCACGTTCGGGGTCATGCCGACCGATGTCGCGTTGATGATAATGTCCTGTTCGGGGGAGACCTTCGAGAAATCGCCGAAGGTAACCGCTTTCACGGTAGAGCCTTTCCCTGCCTTCGCGAACAGTTCGTTCAGGCTGTCTGCGAGCGCTTGCCCCTTCTCTATGCTACGGCATACGATGGTGAGTGCGTTTCCCTGCTCGACGAGCGTGTAGGCGATTGCCTTCGCGGCACCG
Encoded here:
- the aroB gene encoding 3-dehydroquinate synthase; translated protein: MRQHIFFTGFMASGKSRTGRAMAERLGRPFVDTDAVIVERAGKSISEIFEQDGEAKFREMEAAVIAEIANDKNPQVVSLGGGALNREENIKIIRDSGTLIRLWAKPEILSERIGRKNTRPLLANLSDEERLEKIKVMLKEREKNYAHADFSVESTNDASETHVIEHILRMLRFWNSHALDVCPSSGGRYPIFIGENIVPDSSALLEGLRLSPTHEFLVCTDTTIAKAQGNMLNMLRGQAGRCPIFKFQAGERNKTLHNLNQLFSFMLHRGYTRKSCLLQFSGGVVGDMAGFGAATYQRGIPFIQFPTTLLSMVDSSVGGKVAVNHPEGKNMIGAFYQPKAVVCDLSVLSTLNDTEYLAGLAEIVKYGVIYDEEFFRYLEENTDKIKSRDSEALKHMIFRSCQIKAEVVGIDEKESGLRAILNYGHTFGHAIEKLTNYNMFSHGIAVSLGMRVAARVAVALGMLDEAAELRQNALLDALGFPQTFNIDTEKAWNAMSVDKKAEKGTRVYILPEKIGKVQKIVNVDKEIINKSWDAIRGKGVR
- the aroE gene encoding shikimate dehydrogenase, giving the protein MTHFDGKTATLCIFGHPVAHSKSPAMHNALFKALDINAAYLPYAPEPENFADAIRGFRAMGFRGANVTIPYKTEFTGNDGAPKLIDELSEISTFTGSVNTLYWKDGIVGGTLCGTTTDPYGCIRNLEENGVQASNKKVALLGNGGAAKAIAYTLVEQGNALTIVCRSIEKGQALADSLNELFAKAGKGSTVKAVTFGDFSKVSPEQDIIINATSVGMTPNVDESPLPKECLHAGQAVCDIVYTPVQTKLLQMAAAQGCKVVTGEGMLVHQGIESFRKWFPAETANKQNSELATIMRKGMQG